The proteins below come from a single Synechococcus sp. WH 8101 genomic window:
- a CDS encoding Crp/Fnr family transcriptional regulator, with translation MNALDTMRALAAKGESRTFNASDVIFSAGDSGSSMFGVLEGSVRLNWLTEKGLEGYEVIEAGHVFGAGALVTPDHRRLGTAVAETSCRLIEMNREKFLFAVQEAPMFAIELLASVDERLRDLKLKAHT, from the coding sequence GTGAACGCTCTTGACACCATGCGTGCCCTCGCCGCCAAAGGCGAGTCCCGCACCTTCAACGCCAGTGATGTGATCTTTTCCGCCGGTGATAGCGGCTCGTCGATGTTCGGGGTTCTTGAGGGTTCGGTGCGTCTGAACTGGCTCACCGAGAAGGGGCTTGAGGGGTATGAGGTCATCGAGGCTGGTCATGTGTTCGGTGCTGGTGCCCTGGTCACGCCGGATCACCGCCGTCTCGGCACCGCTGTGGCGGAGACCTCCTGTCGCCTGATCGAGATGAACAGAGAGAAGTTCCTGTTTGCCGTGCAAGAAGCACCGATGTTCGCGATCGAATTGCTGGCGTCGGTGGATGAGCGACTGCGTGACCTCAAGCTCAAGGCTCACACCTGA
- a CDS encoding transaldolase, producing MATLLEQLSAMTVVVADTGDLEAIRRFTPRDATTNPSLILAAAQIPAYQSLIDEALRSSRKLIGDNAPVEDVVHEALDEISVIFGKQILKIVPGRVSTEVDARLSYDTDATIAKGRKLIRLYNDAGISNDRVLIKIASTWEGIKAAEVLEKEGIHCNLTLLFGFGQAVACAEAGVTLISPFVGRILDWYKAETGRESYPGPEDPGVLSVTRIFNYFKTYGYKTEVMGASFRNTDEIVELAGCDLLTISPKLLDQLRQSDAVLSRKLDGANPSSSEPQIHVDRERFDALMRDDRMASDKLGEGIKGFSKAIETLEQQLAHRLAELEGGSAFRHAVQEIFLLNDMNGDGSITRDEWLGSDAVFDALDQDHDGRLTPDEVRQGLGAALSLTTA from the coding sequence ATGGCCACCCTCCTCGAGCAGTTGTCCGCCATGACCGTTGTCGTGGCCGACACCGGTGACCTTGAGGCGATCCGTCGATTCACTCCCCGGGATGCCACCACGAATCCGTCGCTGATCCTCGCTGCTGCACAGATTCCTGCGTATCAGAGCCTGATCGATGAGGCTCTGCGCTCCTCCCGAAAGCTCATCGGTGACAATGCACCCGTGGAGGATGTGGTGCACGAGGCGCTGGATGAGATCAGTGTGATCTTCGGAAAGCAGATCCTCAAGATCGTTCCTGGCCGGGTGTCGACGGAAGTGGATGCGCGCCTCAGCTACGACACCGACGCCACGATCGCCAAGGGGCGCAAACTGATCCGGCTTTACAACGATGCCGGCATCAGCAACGACCGCGTGCTGATCAAGATTGCGTCCACCTGGGAGGGCATCAAAGCCGCCGAGGTTCTGGAGAAGGAAGGCATCCACTGCAACCTCACGTTGCTGTTCGGTTTCGGTCAGGCGGTGGCCTGCGCTGAAGCCGGCGTCACCCTGATCTCTCCCTTCGTCGGCCGCATCCTTGATTGGTATAAAGCGGAGACGGGGCGCGAGTCCTATCCGGGTCCGGAGGATCCCGGCGTGCTGTCAGTGACGCGGATTTTCAACTATTTCAAGACCTACGGCTACAAGACGGAGGTAATGGGGGCCAGCTTCCGCAACACCGACGAGATCGTGGAGCTGGCTGGTTGTGATCTGCTCACCATCTCCCCCAAGCTGCTGGATCAGCTGCGGCAGAGCGACGCCGTGCTCTCCCGCAAGCTGGATGGCGCCAACCCCTCCAGCAGCGAGCCGCAGATTCATGTCGACCGGGAGCGTTTCGATGCTCTGATGCGCGATGACCGGATGGCGAGCGACAAACTGGGCGAGGGCATCAAGGGTTTCAGCAAGGCGATCGAAACCCTCGAACAGCAGCTCGCTCATCGCCTCGCCGAACTGGAGGGCGGTTCAGCGTTCCGTCATGCCGTGCAGGAGATCTTCCTGCTCAACGACATGAATGGTGATGGCTCGATCACGCGGGATGAATGGCTCGGCAGCGATGCCGTGTTCGATGCTTTGGATCAAGACCATGACGGCCGCCTCACGCCCGATGAGGTGCGTCAGGGGTTGGGTGCTGCTCTTTCGCTTACGACCGCTTGA
- a CDS encoding penicillin-binding protein 2 codes for MPVLTERRARPQQRLRQRVVRLEPVPAGRMRLVYALLCVGLVGLIGRMAWLQVVQSDALEARARSLQTQTTDPLGTRRPIVDRSGRLVALDEERFRLWAHPRYFNIPGDDPQLVRPPLDVARRLSGLLAVPMAELVKRMGDRPSGIRLAEAIDPETAAEIRRLGISGLDLEAYPYRVYPQGDLFANVVGFLNQERVPQAGLEQSRHDDLMRHEQSRSLRRGADGTPLPDNLSPGVFFGDDLRLQLTLDARLQQLAAKALTAQVKQWKAKKGVAIVMDVRNGELLALASTPTYDPNRYWSFAPGRFREWSVQDLYEPGSTFKPINLAIALQEGVIQPKGTVNDVGQLQIGGWPIFNHDRQANGVIDFPTVLQVSSNVGMVQAMRNLKPSLYWDWLERLGLEARPDTDLPGAQAGQLKTKEQFTSQPIEPATAAFGQGFALTPLKLTQLHAMLANGGRLVSPHITRGLRSGDGLAGSSPPKGQQLLKPEVTRTVMAWMESVVDQGSGKGAKTPGYRIGGKTGTAQKARNGVYIPGARICSFVATLPVNDPRFVVVVVVDEPQGGNAYGSTVAVPVAKQIIDGLLVLEQIPPQVPATAKPG; via the coding sequence ATGCCTGTTTTGACGGAGCGCCGGGCCCGTCCGCAGCAACGGCTCCGCCAGCGGGTCGTGCGCCTCGAGCCCGTTCCTGCTGGCCGGATGCGTCTGGTGTATGCCCTCCTCTGCGTGGGCCTGGTGGGCCTGATCGGCAGGATGGCCTGGCTCCAGGTGGTGCAGAGTGATGCCCTGGAGGCCCGGGCCCGTTCCCTCCAGACCCAGACGACCGACCCCCTGGGGACGCGTCGACCGATCGTCGATCGTTCCGGCCGCTTGGTGGCGCTGGATGAGGAACGCTTTCGGCTTTGGGCCCATCCCCGTTACTTCAATATTCCTGGCGACGACCCCCAGCTGGTGCGCCCTCCGCTTGATGTGGCTCGACGTCTCTCGGGGCTACTGGCTGTGCCGATGGCGGAGCTCGTGAAGCGCATGGGAGACCGCCCATCGGGCATTCGCCTGGCCGAGGCGATCGATCCGGAAACGGCGGCCGAAATCCGGCGTCTCGGCATCAGTGGTCTTGATCTCGAGGCCTATCCCTATCGGGTGTATCCCCAGGGAGATCTGTTCGCCAATGTGGTGGGCTTCCTGAATCAGGAGCGTGTGCCTCAGGCGGGGCTGGAACAGAGCCGGCATGACGACCTGATGCGCCATGAGCAGTCGCGCAGCCTGCGTCGGGGCGCCGATGGCACGCCTCTTCCCGACAACCTCAGCCCCGGGGTGTTCTTCGGTGATGATCTGCGTCTCCAGCTCACCCTCGATGCCCGCCTGCAGCAGCTGGCGGCCAAGGCTCTCACCGCCCAGGTGAAGCAGTGGAAGGCCAAAAAAGGTGTGGCGATTGTGATGGATGTTCGCAACGGCGAACTGCTGGCGCTCGCCTCCACCCCCACCTACGACCCGAATCGCTACTGGTCGTTCGCTCCGGGGCGTTTTCGCGAGTGGTCGGTGCAGGATCTTTATGAACCAGGCTCCACGTTCAAGCCGATCAACCTGGCCATCGCCCTGCAGGAGGGGGTGATTCAACCGAAAGGAACGGTGAATGATGTGGGGCAGTTGCAGATCGGCGGGTGGCCAATCTTCAATCACGATCGCCAGGCCAATGGCGTGATCGATTTCCCCACCGTGCTCCAGGTGTCGAGCAACGTGGGGATGGTGCAGGCGATGCGCAACCTCAAACCCTCCCTTTACTGGGACTGGTTGGAGCGGCTGGGGCTGGAAGCGCGACCCGATACGGATCTGCCCGGGGCCCAGGCCGGTCAGCTGAAGACGAAAGAGCAGTTCACCAGTCAGCCGATCGAACCGGCCACTGCCGCTTTCGGTCAGGGCTTCGCCCTGACTCCCCTGAAACTCACCCAGCTGCACGCCATGCTGGCCAATGGTGGTCGCCTGGTCAGTCCCCACATCACCCGCGGTCTCCGCTCCGGCGATGGTCTGGCCGGCTCGAGTCCGCCGAAAGGTCAGCAGTTGCTCAAGCCTGAGGTCACCCGCACCGTGATGGCCTGGATGGAGTCGGTGGTCGACCAGGGCAGTGGCAAAGGGGCCAAGACGCCGGGCTATCGCATCGGTGGCAAGACAGGCACGGCGCAGAAAGCGCGCAATGGGGTGTACATCCCCGGCGCCCGGATTTGCAGTTTTGTGGCCACCTTGCCGGTGAACGATCCTCGCTTCGTGGTGGTGGTAGTGGTGGACGAACCGCAGGGCGGCAATGCCTACGGCTCCACGGTGGCCGTGCCCGTTGCCAAACAGATCATCGATGGTCTGCTGGTGCTGGAACAGATTCCACCCCAGGTGCCCGCCACCGCCAAACCCGGGTGA
- a CDS encoding CPBP family intramembrane glutamic endopeptidase, with amino-acid sequence MTSPPIGRIASFKGFLAVLSLLLAVTVWVVGLMDSLSRPSVAPALSLQQQEMALLAGPALPEPVRPLLVGADPAQVLLESLQEIPLDRLDDRQRLLLASLETDAEQQRRLLAAPLGGAGLNPLQRALAEDSDRTSLSAAERRLLEVAPADPLLRQVSCLALGGTAQECEQPAVARSTARRLLLAELLPLLALLLGVGLLLRHLWMLWRGDLPRWPRLQGLPLSLIDMVLLVAGGFVVLGEVLLPLVVSPLTSWITRDLRGPLSQAAAVLVGYSALALPPLLIIKQQLGGLDRREAPEGGWLQWRLQPVGQGLLQGGRAWLMVMPPVAFTGWLMGRLLGDQGGSNPLLELVLRSRDGWALALLATTAVLLAPLFEEMVFRGVLLPVLGRSIGRGWSVFLSALIFAVAHLSIGELPPLLVLGLGLGLLRLSSGRLFPCVVMHAFWNGATFLNLILLA; translated from the coding sequence TTGACCTCTCCTCCGATCGGACGCATCGCTTCCTTCAAAGGCTTCCTGGCCGTTCTGTCCCTGCTGCTGGCGGTGACCGTTTGGGTTGTGGGGTTGATGGACAGCCTCAGTCGACCTTCGGTGGCCCCGGCCCTGTCGCTGCAGCAGCAGGAGATGGCCCTCCTGGCGGGCCCAGCCCTGCCGGAACCGGTCCGCCCTCTTCTGGTGGGGGCTGATCCTGCCCAGGTCCTCCTGGAATCTCTGCAAGAGATTCCTCTGGATCGCCTCGATGACCGTCAGCGTCTGCTGCTGGCCTCCCTCGAGACCGATGCGGAGCAGCAACGTCGGCTGTTGGCAGCTCCCCTGGGTGGTGCTGGATTGAATCCGCTTCAGCGGGCCCTGGCGGAGGATTCCGACCGCACCAGCCTCTCGGCGGCTGAGCGGCGGCTCCTGGAGGTGGCTCCGGCAGACCCGCTGCTCCGGCAGGTGAGCTGTCTGGCCTTGGGCGGCACGGCACAGGAGTGTGAGCAGCCCGCTGTTGCCCGCTCCACGGCCCGGCGTCTGTTGTTGGCGGAGCTGCTTCCCCTGCTCGCGCTGCTGTTGGGTGTCGGTTTGCTCCTGCGCCATCTCTGGATGCTGTGGCGTGGTGATCTACCGCGCTGGCCCAGGCTTCAGGGGCTGCCCCTCAGTCTCATCGACATGGTGCTGCTGGTGGCCGGAGGGTTCGTGGTGCTCGGTGAAGTGTTGCTGCCCCTCGTGGTCAGTCCGCTCACGAGCTGGATCACGCGCGATCTCCGCGGCCCCCTCAGCCAGGCTGCCGCCGTTCTCGTGGGTTACTCCGCTCTGGCTCTGCCACCCCTGCTGATCATCAAGCAGCAGCTCGGCGGTCTCGACCGCCGCGAAGCGCCGGAGGGAGGCTGGCTGCAGTGGCGGTTGCAGCCGGTGGGCCAGGGCCTGTTGCAGGGAGGGAGGGCCTGGCTGATGGTGATGCCTCCGGTGGCCTTCACCGGGTGGTTGATGGGGCGCTTGCTCGGTGATCAGGGGGGGAGCAACCCTCTGCTGGAGCTGGTGTTGCGCAGTCGGGATGGCTGGGCCCTGGCCCTTCTGGCCACCACCGCGGTGCTGCTGGCCCCCCTGTTTGAGGAGATGGTGTTTCGCGGCGTGCTGCTGCCGGTGCTGGGGCGCAGTATCGGTCGTGGTTGGAGCGTGTTTCTGAGTGCGCTCATCTTTGCGGTGGCCCATCTCAGCATCGGTGAGTTGCCGCCGCTGCTTGTGCTGGGGCTGGGGCTGGGGCTTCTCAGACTGAGCAGCGGTCGACTCTTCCCCTGCGTGGTGATGCATGCCTTCTGGAACGGCGCCACCTTTCTCAATCTGATCCTGTTGGCCTGA